A window from bacterium encodes these proteins:
- a CDS encoding site-specific integrase: protein MSALRKKMIRDLELRRFSVSTQKSYLAAVRGLAKHYMLSPDKISEEQLLDYVNFLITKRKLSCSSLNVATAGLRFFYKETLACNAMAIAIPPRKNSRKLPEIFSYNELKRLFASTNNQKHRLMLMTAYSGGLRVSELIHLRVRDIDSERMTIRIKNGKGGKDRYTILSQRLLDELRCYWKKYRLEDFLFPSAFRDKVLVRQSPNLAFKAAKKKAGITKKVTFHSLRHTFATNLLESGVDIRTIQILLGHSSITTTARYLHVARKNIKAVKSPLDMFDLPDTDRFKRLNS, encoded by the coding sequence ATGAGTGCACTTCGTAAAAAAATGATTCGAGACCTGGAACTCCGAAGGTTTTCAGTCTCAACTCAAAAGTCGTATCTTGCAGCAGTGAGAGGTCTGGCAAAACATTACATGCTCTCCCCAGACAAAATCAGCGAAGAACAACTCCTGGATTATGTTAATTTTCTCATAACGAAGCGTAAACTGTCCTGTAGCTCTCTTAATGTTGCCACAGCAGGCTTACGTTTTTTCTATAAAGAAACGCTGGCATGTAATGCTATGGCGATAGCTATACCGCCTCGGAAAAATTCGAGAAAACTGCCGGAGATTTTCAGTTATAACGAGCTAAAACGACTTTTCGCAAGCACGAATAACCAGAAACATCGTCTCATGTTAATGACCGCATATTCAGGAGGACTGCGAGTTAGTGAATTAATCCATTTGAGAGTGAGAGATATTGACAGCGAACGTATGACTATCCGCATCAAAAATGGGAAAGGCGGAAAAGACCGTTACACTATTTTATCCCAAAGACTGCTTGATGAACTGCGCTGTTACTGGAAAAAATATCGTCTGGAGGATTTTCTTTTTCCAAGCGCATTTAGAGATAAAGTTCTTGTACGGCAAAGTCCTAATCTGGCATTCAAAGCGGCCAAGAAAAAGGCAGGCATTACTAAAAAAGTCACCTTTCATAGCTTGAGACACACTTTTGCAACAAATCTGCTCGAATCAGGAGTAGATATCCGGACAATCCAGATTTTACTTGGGCATTCTTCTATCACCACAACTGCTCGTTATCTTCATGTGGCAAGAAAGAACATCAAAGCAGTAAAAAGTCCCTTGGATATGTTTGACTTGCCTGACACAGATAGGTTTAAACGGTTGAATTCGTGA